The window ACCACTCTTCGTGCGTAAGGTAAAGTGGCTCGCTCGGGCCATAGGCTTGAGAGTCGAGGCTACTTTTTTTTCCTCCAAACTTTGTTGTTCTTGAACTTAAGTATAAGGTCAACAAAACGAAAGGGAGAAATAAAAAGCTCTTGAAGCAATAGTGCTACTACTAACATAGTACAAGTAGACTAGAATTAGTGGACATGGCAGGTGCTAGCGCTAGATAACAACCATGGCAACCGGTGACCGGTGAGAACGTGAGGACAAGGGTTAATTTCTCCTTTTGGGGGGATCGCATGGCCATTGGTCAAGAAAGTTAGAAAGATAACCGAATACTCAGTCACTCGCAGGCCAATCTTTTCTTGGGCGACTGCACGCGCGCGTAGGGCAAACGCTAGCTTCTTCCGCAACCTCTTTTCCCCCCACGAAATCTTTTCACCAACTGCCGTCCGTCCCGAAAGAACGCACTCATCATGCTCGCTCGTCGAAAAGCTGTGTGCGCCCGGAAAGGGTTGGACGGGGCCCCATGGCGACATGGCGTTGTGCTCATGCTCTATCGTCTACTGTACAAACCGGTGCCGTGCAACAAGACGAAGCCTCTGCGTCTGCAATCTCCTCGCCGTTTCGATCGCGTGGTCCTCTCTGCTCCGTCTTTCTGTTTGTCCTGGAAACTGCTGCTAGATCGATCGCTTCTATCCAAACAGAAAGGAAGCTCTTAAAGTTGAGCTCTGAAAGTTGTCAATGGTATATTGATCGCCGTGGTTCTCGCCGGCCAATGCAAATCTCTGATGATGAACAAATCGCAGCAATACAAGACATACCTCAATATATTAATTACTGACATACAGACGTTCCAAGGTTTACTTCTATCAGATAACAGCTACTATATTCCGATGAAGCAATAAAAATATATGATTTTGAATGTCTGCATCTATATATATTgtgtttttcaaaaacaaaaggaaaggaATCCTTGTGTCAGTCAGTGATGAAGTGCCTTCACGAAACCTTTGGATTGGAACGCAGGAGAGTCGATCTAGAGTCGACGCTGAACATGTACACAGATGGGATGGCAGCGTCGTCCACACAAAATCAACCAATGCGAGAGGCAGGGTCAACTCCCAGCAGCACAAGCCAACAAGCAAAAACACTCGCAGTAGCAGCTTTCAGCTGGTGGCCACGCGCGGGCGCCTTTCGCCGAATTATGGCGGCAACCAAATCCAACAGCAGCAACAAAACAAACCTGAGATCGCGGGGCGAGTGCCCGTCCCTGTCCGCCCGCACACAGCGCACCGCATGTTCTTGTCACCTCCGCTTTGCTTTGCATTGCTTTCTCAGGTCAGAGCAGCCGCGACGGCCACTGGGTTTCTTCTGCGCTTCCAAGCTCGTCGTCGACCTAGCAGTCACATCGATCGATCGGTGCCGGCGAGCTGCCGACGTGGACCCGGGCGCTGCGCGCGAGACTTTTCGCTCGATCATTCCCTCTGATCCTCTCCTGCTGCCGCAAAGAAGGAAATcgcagctgctgctgccgccgccgccgccggagtgtGATTCGTGTTGCGCCGCACATCGCTCTCGGCCTCCCAATTCCGGAGCTCTCGCCATCCATCCATGATCCATGATCCATCCATCATCCGCTAGCTTTTCCAGTGTGCGGTGTACATGCGCCGCCTGGGATAAGGGCGGGCTGGGTGGCGAACGAAGGGCCTCTGGTGGATCCGTGTCCATGGATGGTCGACTGATCGAGGCCTCCGGCAGCTGCAGCTCGATCTCTTCACCACGGGCCAGCAGCGCGCACCCGGTCGCGCGCGACGTCGACAGGAGGCCGGAGAGGCGGTGAAAGCTGACGTGCAGCTTCATCCAGGCAGCTGCTTGTGCTTGTCGATCGTTCGAGGGGCCGGGACGGAGCTGTCACGCGCGCTGACGGTGGATGCGCGCGGTTTCGTTTCTTGCAGGGGGAGATGATACGCGTGGAGCCTAGGGGATTTCGTTTTTTTGTGTATATGCTCCAGCTCCAGCAAAAGCGAGCAAGGAATTTCGTTTTTTCCCCCCTTCTTCTTGGAGCGCCCTCCACCTGGAATGTACTAAGCTGCTGCTTTGTAAGAAAGGGCAGACGGTATACGTGATGGATACAGCCTATATAGGGGAATATATTCCTCGTTTCCTTCGGTGTGAAGACTGCTCGCTCGTTGCTTTGTAGTAGTAAAACATCACAGCTTCATCAGTTGAGTAATGAACCGTTACCTGTGTACTGTATTCGGATGGGATGCGTCTGTTGAAggaattgtttttttttaaaaaaaactgagCCATGAGGCTTTGGCTGTTCAGTCTGAAAAGCTCTGAAAAAGGATGCCCCCTCACTACTGGTAGGAATTTAGTTGTTGAAGAAATCAATTGTGTGCAGAGCCTTTCGAAGTCACCAGTTTCTCCTCTTTCTCGTTTGAGAGGATCCTTGTTCCTTTTTGAAATTTGTAGAACCAAAAACTGACAGCCCACCTCCCGTTCCGCTAGCGTAATCGGCCCAAATGCCCAACAACCCCAAAACACGCTGCCCGTTCTCCCGCGAACCTGATCGGGGCTGGCGGGCCGCCCGGGCTTCTTCGAGCCGCCACGGGCCACGGCGCCTGTCGCTTCCCGTGAACCGCGTGAGATGCACTAAAATGAAATATCAATTTTGTAATTAAATAAATAGCAGCCTAAAAAATCCGTTGGACAGCCACTTGCATCGTTGCCAATGCGGTAGCTATTTTGTGCATGCACATCGCCATTGATTAGCATCGTCCCCAACTTCGTGCTCCACCGCCAAAGCTGATCCGAACACCGGACACACTTGCTCTTGCATGGTCGCCTGCAATGCAAGTCCAACCTCCTCACCAAAAAGATTGTGGATGATGCCACCTGTGAACTATGTGATGGGGCGCCAGAGACAGCAGAGCACCTCCTCTTCTTCTGCCCTTTCTCAGCTGCGTTTTGGCAGAGATTGGGTGTGCAGTTAGAACCAGACACAGCAGTCCGCGACCTCCATCACCTTCAGAAGCCGGGAAGCCTGCCGCCGACTCACTTTGATACTTTTGTTCTGCTGTGCTGTTGGCAGCTTTGGAAACGTCGCAATGGGATCGTCTTCAGGCAGGAAAGCATGACCCTCCCACAATTTCTACAAAGCTGTAAATTAGAGGCTAGAGCCTGGAGTTGTCGTCTCCCAAAGTGGGACCTCGGCGTTAGCAATATTTGGTGTAGTGCTTTCTCTTCGGCAATGTAAAACTTAAAATGCTGTAAAACTTTACATCTGGCCGTTAGGGGCCACTCTGATGAATGAACCAGGTGGGGATCCTCTCCCCCCCGTTgaaccttcaaaaaaaaaaaaacaccggaCACACCTCGTCTCCTCCACAAGTCCACAGAGAGCAGGAGCATCCCCAGCCGCAGTCTTCACCGAGGACCTTCATCAAGTTATCGCCAGCCGATAGATTTCACCATCTCGCAAGTGCCCAACACCTCCACGAACAAACCGATCCACCTCGTGGCGCGGCGTCCATCATCGAACGTACTGGTCAATGATGAACCACCACAACAAATTAGGGCATGCCACCAACACAATATTCGCGCAAGGTCGCCAATCCCGTCGTGATAGATTATCTTCATTCACTCGTTTTGGTATCAAATGTGCGAAAAAGTAGGGGTATCAATTGGTGGACCTTTAGGTGCCTCTCCAATCCtctttatttcaaaattttgtgcTAATTTTCCAAAACAAGATCTCAATTTGAAgaattagtataaaattttgaactaataaTGGTTGAAGGTGCACCTAAAaatcaccaatttgcacccctacGAAAACGTGCGAAAATAGAGCTGAAATCACAGAGTTATTAGCAAGGAACAAGAGATGAACACTCTGGTTTTTGTCGCCCTGTTTATGGTCTGGGTTTGACAGTTTGTAGTTTGTTTGCAATCCAAGCCAAGATAAAAATCTTGGTCAGGTGCGGGCTGAATTTCAATGGGTTTCTAATGGCTTAATATCTTAGCTTTGTTTGGGCAGCCGGTTTCACCTGTTGACGCAGCAGTTTACCTTACCTAGACGCACACGCAAGCATGCAGGGTGCTGGGCGCTCTGACCTGCTGACAATATATGATCATGAAAAAGTGAACAAAACAACATGAAAAAAATAGGTGGGAATAAATACATATCAAATGTTTTCAGAATAGAAAAAAATCAAGATTCTTAAAAACAAATAATATCATGTctaaaaaattatcaagctttaggCAAACACTATATGATTTAATCCAAATTGCAATGATTCAACTTAACAAAAACATAAGAAACACCCACACGGAAAAAGAATAACATGCCGAGGGAACTGATTGTGTTCCATACAATAGATATCTCAAATCCAACAATAATTTAAGTTAACCAAAATATAATGAAACCCTCGAGTGCATTAACATAAAGTTGATGTAGTGCACCAAGAATACACACAAAACCGTTTTTGTGCTGCAGGCGTACAACTTGCAGCTTTTCTTTACTCCAGCTATATTGTGATAGATGAAGGGAAATTACAGACTCCACTCACAAGTGCACTCCACAATCACACGATGACGACGACTCACTCTTAGAGGTGCACAAATGTGTGCTTCTTAGAATATCTATTACCCATctttaattcaaaaatttgtaccAGTTTTTCAAAATAAGCTTTCACTTTGAAAATTTAGTACAAATTTTTTAACTAAAGAGGGTTGTAGATACTTTAGAGCACCTATTTGCACCCCTACTCGCTCTCCACCACCACGAACGACAGGCTCAGTGAGCTACACACATGCGCACAACCCAAGGAAACAAACTGACGCTAACTGAAACACAAACACATACCCCGCACAATGCAAGCTTATTCTGACAAACACGTACCCATTTCTTCCTTCTCTTGCTGGCGACATGTGTGACGACTGTGTTGTGTTAAGGGGAAGAAGGTCCCATCACCATCAGGCGgcgttttttcttcttcatcaaCCTCTTCAAAGCCAATTGCTTAAACCAGCGCTGTTTTTCAGGGTCCAGAACTAGTTCCATCCGGGTTGGCTTCTGTCCGGCGATTTCGTAGTACCACTCTGGGCTGTTGAGCACAATGGAGAGGGTCCCTACTGCAAGTTGGCGGGTAGTCCTTCCGATCCCGTCTAGGTACTTGTTTGGGGTCCATTCACCGGTATCCCTACAATCCAGCACAGTGTATGGCATGTACCGCCAGTTCTTCGATAGATCCCACAGCTGACTCGTAAGTTCTGGCCCGATGCTCCAGTAGCGCCCATCATTTTCTGCGCCTAAGCCGGAGCAGCGAGGATTCATCCTGGCGGCCTCCACAAACGAAAAGACCAGGCTCGCCAGTGGCATCCCGGGGCGGCGATCCTCAGGATTCAGATGAGCTGGGTGGTAGCGCGAGAGTATTTTCACGGACCTCACTGCGGAACCGAAGCCCAGCCCCTCGTCTATCAGTTTCTGCTTGACATCCTCTAACCTGCATCCTATCATGCTGTGGTAGCTCACGTCGCAGCCGGCGTCTATGGCATTGTATTCGGGTGGGAGTTTCCGGTTGGGATCCTTTTCCCGAAGCTCGTAACAATACCAACCCATGTTGATGATACCCTTACAGTACATGTTGTCACTTCGCACGACTGCAATAATCCATTCCTTGACCTTATTCTCCTCCACCGCAATCTTGATGTGACGCCACCTCGGCGGTGGACCAGTACACTGCCTTGGGAGCACCAGGAGACCATCACCGGGTCCGGGTGTGGCGTTTCCGTTTATTTTACCTAACCAGGACATTGCCCGATTTATTATGGGAGAAAGTACTGCTGACTGACTGATGACTGGTGGCTGGTACTGATTTtgtatagaaaaaaaatacagcTGACTAGTTGGATAGCAAGCAAGTTGGACACAGCCTCAACAAGCTCGTATGAAACCCCATCCTTGATGGCGATGGCATGAAAGTACTTGATAGGCTTCACTAGATTAATCAGCAATGTGTTGCTCGCCATCTCCAATGAATACCCCACGACATACGTAGACCCGTGGCCCTCGTCATAAAGGCCATCCGTGTCAAACAAGTTACGCAGCTGCTCAATGGAGTCACGGATATGTTCTACATTGGGTCTGATGACGATTCTCCATATCAGAGTATCGCTTTTCAGCATGTACTCTTTCCGGTGTGTGCCGGACAACACTATTTCTTATTGGAACCATTTCACCGCACACTACACGAACTTACTTCCTGCAACAGAGATTGTCTAAAGCTTaaactcaaagcacaaaacggaactatatatatatacaaactAGCCCTAAAGCATGTACATATATACTGCATATATACCATGTGTTGGGAGGCTCAAATATCGATCCGACAGGCAATAGTACTGGCTAGTATATATTTGCATGAGTCTGTGTCGTAAACTACGTACCGTACATATCATTGTTAATAAAATCAGTTCTCGATGTCAATATAAAAGGACCATAGGAAGCCGACTATGGTGCCACCCTTTTAACCCCATTTCCGGGGGCATAGAAGGCTTATGGgaaccaaaatttaaaccccCTCCGTGGGGCTTCAAACTCTGGCTGGGATGGCCCAAAGCGGCTCAAAATCTACATCTTTACTATAGACAGCACGATTTCAATAATTTGACATGCTTTTATAATTGATTCAGTTTTTTAAAATCCAAACATCCAGCTAGTTGGTACAACTCAAGGGGTTAGATCTGCTTCAGAAATCCAAACATCCACCATCTATAGAAACATTTTGACAATTGCACGAACTTGTACTATAAGACCATCCAGATCGATCTGGGTGATCCAAGGAAACATGGATCTACGATGATTTGCAGGACTCTTGTATTTGGATTTGCGATGCTTAGCAGGACTCTGGCCAATTCGAAGCTTTGCCAAGCATAACCTAATCCTACGGAGATCTAATCCTAAAAAAATCCGCATCAAGCTAGTGAGACATCAAGACAAACATGAGAAATGCCTTCCTACAGTGCATGAACAAAGAACGATGTGGGGGTATCGTGGAGCTTGATTACCGAGTTCTTGAAGGAGGAGCAACGATGGCTGATGACTCGTCTTGCCCTCAATTCACggcacgaaggaggggtcttcTCGGAggaatggtggtggtggtggaggaggcagatTGCAGGAGGGAAGTAGCGCAGGAGGAACAAGTGACGGGGAGTTCGCGGCGGCTTGAGGAGACGGAGGGTTTGATAACTAGGGTTGTGAGAGGGTCGCTTTTATAGAAATCAGATGAAAGGCGGTTGAGTTCTGTCGGTTTTCTCAAGTGTACGATTCAGATCAGACGGTGGGCGCTCGAGGATTGAGGGTTGAGAAGAGCTCTATACCCGGAGGTCAGGTAATTGGGCTGGGCTTCAAGGGTAGATGTGGCAGATTGCAAAAACATGTAGCGTATGGGCCGAAATAGCATTGCATTTAATAATAGGTAAATGTTATGTATATTTTTCATGAGCCAGGATCACAGACGCAATCTGGTCCCAAGAAGCTCACCACCACTAGATTTGAGAATAACGTTTACATGATGCTTTGGATTCATGTATGATGTTTGATTGAGATCTGACGGCGGGGACTAAAAATCGATGAATTTGTTAAAGGGGTTGCATaacaaaccaaaaaagaaactCTCAATATTTGCAGTACTCATAGAAAGCACATTCCGTGGAAGTAAAGAACACTAGAACAGTCGCCGGGGACACCAGATaggaacaagcaaaagaagtaAAGGGGTAGCAAGGAACAATAACGAAGAGCAACAGAGAAAGGGAGATGACCATGGGGTTGGTCAGGGACGAGCATAGGTTGCTCTTCGCTGCTATACAAACCGCCTCCTTCTGTAAGATGCAGAAGAGGAAGAACTCCtgccgggctgctgctgctgctgcttagaATGAGGAACGGGGTGCTTTGGGTCGCAACTCGCAAACATGCTTCTCTTTAAATACAACGCATTGCGTCCGAGCTGCCGCCCAGCTTCTATTGATGCTCTAGACTGAGTTTTTTTTATGCCCTAGATTGAGTTTTGGAGGTGCGTGTACCGTCTCTTTCTTTCTCAACATGGTTTCACGTTGCACAAGGCTCGAGCAAATGGACGCGACTGGTTTCACGTGCCTCCCGCGAATCAAATCACGTGGCCCTCGCGTGCGAATTCGAATTTCGAAACCATATCTCCCGTGATAGGCCAATGAGGTCGGCGACGACTCCTCCTCTAGTCGGTCAGGCCGGCCCGACGCGGTGGGCTGCACACATGTACTCGGTAAGTTGGGCCTGTGGTCCACGGCGGAGGTAGCCGTCTTTTTGCAATTTAGTCTCTTTTTAGAAAATATTCACGTTTGGATCTTTCGGCGAACTAAACTTATCTTTGGAGGGTTGGCGTCGAGGTAACACGTCTCGGTGGCATGACTTATGACGCCAAGTTCTGTGGTTCGTGGC is drawn from Panicum virgatum strain AP13 chromosome 1N, P.virgatum_v5, whole genome shotgun sequence and contains these coding sequences:
- the LOC120656718 gene encoding uncharacterized protein LOC120656718 yields the protein MSWLGKINGNATPGPGDGLLVLPRQCTGPPPRWRHIKIAVEENKVKEWIIAVVRSDNMYCKGIINMGWYCYELREKDPNRKLPPEYNAIDAGCDVSYHSMIGCRLEDVKQKLIDEGLGFGSAVRSVKILSRYHPAHLNPEDRRPGMPLASLVFSFVEAARMNPRCSGLGAENDGRYWSIGPELTSQLWDLSKNWRYMPYTVLDCRDTGEWTPNKYLDGIGRTTRQLAVGTLSIVLNSPEWYYEIAGQKPTRMELVLDPEKQRWFKQLALKRLMKKKKRRLMVMGPSSP